Proteins from a genomic interval of Kineococcus rhizosphaerae:
- a CDS encoding HAD family hydrolase, which produces MSSVPGTDDTAAPPRPSSAVPVVGFDLDMTLVDSSAGIAATMRAVLAEVGVEVSAADVWPYAGMPLELIVAGLAPGRSASEVARLTARYRELYPALGVPTVRSYPAAAAALSAPAGHGGRSVVVSAKHTPNVHRVLAGTGLASSIAAQDVTGDLFAEDKGVRLRELGATAYVGDHPGDVRAARVAGAVAVAVTTGSHDAAALREAGADVVLGGLEDFPAWLEGHATDLRDGKRTVPGPR; this is translated from the coding sequence ATGAGCTCCGTGCCCGGGACCGACGACACCGCAGCCCCTCCCCGGCCGAGCTCGGCGGTACCGGTCGTCGGGTTCGACCTGGACATGACGCTGGTGGACTCCAGCGCCGGGATCGCCGCGACGATGCGCGCCGTCCTGGCCGAGGTCGGCGTCGAGGTGAGCGCCGCGGACGTCTGGCCGTACGCCGGGATGCCGCTGGAGCTCATCGTCGCCGGCCTGGCCCCCGGCCGCTCCGCGTCCGAGGTCGCCCGGCTGACCGCGCGGTACCGCGAGCTGTACCCCGCCCTCGGCGTGCCCACCGTCCGCTCCTACCCCGCCGCGGCCGCCGCCCTGAGCGCGCCGGCCGGGCACGGGGGCCGCAGCGTCGTCGTGAGCGCCAAGCACACCCCGAACGTCCACCGGGTCCTGGCCGGCACCGGCCTCGCCTCCTCGATCGCCGCGCAGGACGTCACGGGCGACCTGTTCGCCGAGGACAAGGGCGTGCGGCTGCGCGAGCTGGGCGCGACGGCCTACGTCGGCGACCACCCCGGCGACGTGCGGGCCGCCCGGGTGGCCGGGGCGGTCGCGGTCGCGGTGACGACGGGCTCGCACGACGCGGCCGCGCTGCGCGAGGCCGGGGCCGACGTCGTGCTCGGCGGGCTCGAGGACTTCCCCGCCTGGCTCGAGGGCCACGCGACCGACCTGCGCGACGGGAAGCGGACGGTGCCCGGCCCCCGTTAA
- a CDS encoding cold shock domain-containing protein: MPTGKVKWFDADKGFGFLAAEGGDEVFVHASALPAGTTTLAKGTRVEFGVVQGKNGNQALSVRVLDPVHSVSRATRKKPEDMVPIVEDLIKLLDGLSGSFRRGRYPDKAGAAKIATVLRAVADDIEA, encoded by the coding sequence GTGCCGACTGGCAAGGTCAAGTGGTTCGACGCCGACAAGGGTTTCGGCTTCCTCGCCGCCGAAGGGGGCGACGAGGTGTTCGTGCACGCCTCCGCGCTGCCCGCCGGCACGACGACGCTCGCGAAGGGCACCCGCGTCGAGTTCGGCGTCGTGCAGGGCAAGAACGGCAACCAGGCGCTGTCGGTGCGCGTCCTGGACCCGGTGCACTCCGTGAGCCGCGCGACGCGCAAGAAGCCCGAGGACATGGTCCCGATCGTGGAGGACCTCATCAAGCTGCTCGACGGCCTCTCGGGCTCCTTCCGCCGCGGCCGCTACCCCGACAAGGCCGGCGCGGCCAAGATCGCGACCGTCCTGCGGGCCGTCGCCGACGACATCGAGGCGTGA
- a CDS encoding MFS transporter, with protein MTSSPTSPAAAVNPALLRTPLARYGAVAVLVRLGDEGARVALVLAGARHGGPALSGLLVAALLVPHVVAAPAVGVVTDRARHPHRWLAGAAVVFGLALAAAAVGLGRVPDPVVLVVLLTGGCCGPALTGGLSSRVPTLTAGAGAGAGAGAGAGAGVGTARAFGLDSLTYNVCGIAGPALTGVVSTLTSPRVALGLLALSCALGAALLLTLPGRTGPAVGAARPARVGRTGAATAGARAILGEPTLAAVTLASSTAQVGLGALPVVAVVLASRAGDPQLAAWLLSLNAAGALLGSLAWTWRPAPPARAARWCLLSLLGVGSPVALTAVAPGPALAAVLFAVSGTFTGPFTGALFTTRDHHAPPGSRAQVFTLAAGLKVSSAAAGAALAGLLTDRGTAVLLVGAGALPVLAAAAGAALRLRGTGDGRRG; from the coding sequence ATGACGTCGTCACCCACCTCGCCCGCAGCAGCGGTGAACCCCGCGCTGCTGCGCACGCCCCTCGCCCGCTACGGCGCGGTCGCGGTGCTGGTGCGCCTGGGCGACGAAGGAGCCCGGGTCGCCCTGGTCCTCGCGGGGGCCCGGCACGGCGGTCCGGCGCTGAGCGGTCTGCTCGTGGCGGCCCTGCTCGTCCCCCACGTGGTGGCCGCCCCGGCCGTGGGCGTCGTGACCGACCGCGCCCGCCACCCCCACCGGTGGCTGGCCGGGGCGGCGGTCGTCTTCGGCCTCGCCCTGGCCGCCGCCGCGGTCGGCCTGGGACGGGTCCCCGACCCGGTCGTCCTGGTCGTCCTGCTGACGGGCGGCTGCTGCGGCCCGGCGCTCACCGGCGGTCTGTCCAGCCGGGTACCGACGCTGACCGCCGGGGCCGGGGCCGGGGCCGGGGCCGGGGCCGGGGCCGGGGCCGGGGTCGGGACGGCCCGGGCGTTCGGACTGGACTCCCTGACCTACAACGTGTGCGGGATCGCCGGCCCGGCGCTGACCGGCGTGGTCTCGACGCTGACCTCCCCGCGGGTCGCGCTGGGCCTGCTCGCGCTCAGCTGCGCCCTGGGCGCCGCGCTGCTGCTCACGCTGCCCGGACGCACCGGTCCTGCGGTCGGCGCCGCCCGTCCGGCGCGGGTGGGCAGGACCGGTGCAGCGACCGCCGGCGCCCGGGCGATCCTCGGGGAACCGACGCTGGCCGCCGTCACCCTCGCCAGCAGCACCGCTCAGGTGGGCCTGGGCGCTCTGCCCGTCGTCGCCGTCGTCCTGGCCTCCCGGGCCGGCGACCCGCAGCTCGCGGCCTGGTTGCTGAGCCTCAACGCCGCCGGCGCGCTGCTGGGATCGCTGGCGTGGACGTGGCGACCGGCTCCACCCGCCCGGGCGGCACGCTGGTGCCTGCTGAGCCTGCTGGGCGTCGGGAGCCCCGTGGCCCTCACCGCCGTGGCACCCGGTCCGGCGCTCGCGGCCGTCCTGTTCGCCGTCAGCGGGACCTTCACCGGCCCGTTCACCGGGGCCCTGTTCACCACCCGCGACCACCACGCCCCGCCGGGCTCCAGGGCGCAGGTCTTCACGCTGGCCGCCGGGCTCAAGGTGAGCAGCGCCGCCGCGGGAGCGGCCCTGGCCGGCCTCCTGACCGACCGGGGGACCGCCGTCCTCCTCGTGGGGGCCGGCGCCCTGCCCGTGCTCGCGGCCGCGGCGGGTGCCGCGCTGCGCCTGCGCGGCACCGGCGACGGTCGCCGCGGGTGA
- a CDS encoding sacsin N-terminal ATP-binding-like domain-containing protein, translating into MRAVEDPFGTADVVERVLAAWNASPERLREDANAEEDAALGAYRDRLVVELAQNAADAAAAAGVPGRLLLRLVDDPAGGPGRLLAANTGAPLSAEGVGALATLRASAKRDEGGSVGRFGVGFAAVLAVTDAPALRSSTGAVRFSREDSAELVRTRGSAGAQRELRARAGHVPALRLPFPAPLAAPVPEGYETVVELPLRDAAARDLVESALRDLAADAATDAAADVLLLALPGLDEIVVDLPGAPVRAVADVEQRWRVVRRSGRLSAADVAGRGVEDRGRLGWHLTWALPVDGAPGPGVVCAPTPTDEDLPWPALLVATFPLGPDRRRLAPGRATEVLLDAAADAYGDLLAQVAAEGGDALSLLPYGAAAGRVDAELRRRVLDRARDVPLLVCVERVDGAPLAVRPSSAVALTGPGSDDPALLAALAPALAGLVAAGRGTDRLLTELGVTRMGLAEVLDVLPGLDGPGSRALFAALAPLAGDPLAREALSGLPVPLLGGRRVHGVAGVVLPDGDLDVDPETAGLLAGFGLRVAAPEVAAGPARDLLVRLGAREGGAWAVLTDPAVRAAVQASPDADDPDEVAAAVLDVVAAAVGPDGDDEPTDVPSGTAERAARVARELAWLSDLALPDDRDDLAPAGALVLPGTLAERALDPAAVAPVHPDLLREWGPDVLRAVGVLAGPALVEADLDLTDVGTAAEAGLVDVERYVEEVWGEALDALDDPVAGPTVHGAGSVRDLDLVVDAWPEVLAALVADPAGLRALTAPWVVGGHRRPGHLAWWLRRHGPLPAVSRDPAGTAPDWLPPAPAWVGELPASARRALGVLPDLAAAGVDDLEPLLDASAARTPAAADLLALWALLGRSAQDAGRLAPERLAALDADGRVVSADADDVVVPDSPAWAARTDLGPRLLVPHAARVADLLDVDLASDRAEGVLAHPGGTQRPVPAAAHALVPGLPATWTSVPTLTCDGVPVPFWVGADADADHVVATGTAAAADGLAQAAGAWWARGALARLLAGDDPAGVLGGELPGLT; encoded by the coding sequence GTGCGCGCCGTCGAGGACCCGTTCGGCACCGCGGACGTCGTCGAGCGGGTCCTCGCCGCCTGGAACGCCTCCCCCGAGCGGTTGCGGGAGGACGCCAACGCCGAGGAGGACGCCGCCCTCGGCGCCTACCGCGACCGGCTCGTGGTGGAGCTGGCCCAGAACGCCGCCGACGCCGCCGCGGCCGCCGGGGTGCCGGGCCGGCTGCTGCTGCGCCTGGTCGACGACCCCGCCGGCGGGCCCGGCCGGTTGCTCGCCGCCAACACGGGTGCGCCGCTGAGCGCCGAGGGCGTCGGCGCCCTCGCCACCTTGCGCGCGAGCGCCAAGCGCGACGAGGGCGGCTCCGTCGGCCGGTTCGGCGTCGGCTTCGCCGCGGTCCTGGCGGTCACCGACGCCCCGGCCCTGCGGTCCTCCACGGGCGCGGTCCGCTTCAGCCGCGAGGACTCCGCCGAGCTGGTCCGGACCCGGGGCAGCGCCGGCGCGCAGCGCGAGCTGCGGGCCCGCGCCGGTCACGTGCCGGCCCTGCGGCTGCCGTTCCCGGCCCCGCTCGCCGCGCCCGTGCCCGAGGGGTACGAGACCGTCGTCGAGCTGCCGCTGCGGGACGCCGCGGCCCGCGACCTCGTGGAGTCGGCGCTGCGGGACCTGGCCGCCGACGCCGCCACCGACGCGGCCGCCGACGTCCTGCTGCTGGCCCTGCCCGGCCTGGACGAGATCGTCGTCGACCTGCCGGGTGCACCGGTGCGGGCCGTGGCCGACGTCGAGCAGCGGTGGCGAGTGGTGCGCCGCAGCGGGCGCCTGTCCGCCGCCGACGTCGCCGGCCGCGGGGTCGAGGACCGCGGCCGGCTCGGCTGGCACCTGACGTGGGCCCTGCCGGTGGACGGGGCGCCGGGTCCCGGGGTCGTGTGCGCGCCGACCCCGACCGACGAGGACCTGCCGTGGCCGGCGCTGCTGGTGGCGACCTTCCCGCTGGGCCCGGACCGGCGCCGGCTGGCCCCGGGCCGGGCGACGGAGGTGCTGCTGGACGCGGCGGCCGACGCCTACGGGGACCTGCTGGCGCAGGTCGCCGCCGAGGGCGGCGACGCGCTGTCCCTGCTGCCGTACGGGGCTGCGGCGGGACGGGTGGACGCCGAGCTGCGCCGCCGGGTGCTGGACCGGGCCCGCGACGTCCCGCTGCTGGTGTGCGTCGAACGCGTCGACGGGGCCCCGCTGGCGGTCCGGCCGAGCTCGGCGGTCGCCCTGACCGGGCCGGGCTCCGACGACCCCGCCCTGCTGGCTGCGCTGGCCCCGGCGCTGGCCGGGCTGGTCGCCGCCGGGCGCGGCACCGACCGGCTGCTCACCGAGCTCGGGGTGACGCGGATGGGCCTGGCCGAGGTCCTGGACGTCCTGCCCGGTCTGGACGGGCCGGGGTCGCGGGCGTTGTTCGCGGCGCTGGCGCCGCTGGCGGGCGACCCGCTGGCCCGGGAGGCGCTGAGCGGGCTGCCGGTCCCGCTGCTGGGGGGCCGGCGGGTGCACGGTGTCGCGGGGGTCGTCCTGCCGGACGGGGACCTGGACGTCGACCCGGAGACGGCCGGGCTGCTGGCCGGCTTCGGGCTGCGGGTGGCCGCGCCGGAGGTGGCCGCGGGTCCGGCGCGGGACCTGCTCGTCCGCCTCGGGGCCCGGGAGGGTGGCGCGTGGGCGGTCCTGACCGATCCCGCGGTCCGTGCGGCGGTGCAGGCCTCCCCCGACGCCGACGACCCCGACGAGGTGGCCGCGGCGGTGCTCGACGTCGTGGCCGCGGCGGTGGGGCCCGACGGTGACGACGAGCCCACCGACGTCCCCTCCGGCACCGCCGAGCGCGCCGCCCGCGTGGCGCGGGAGCTGGCGTGGTTGTCCGACCTGGCCCTGCCCGACGACCGCGACGACCTGGCCCCGGCGGGGGCGCTCGTGCTGCCGGGGACGCTGGCCGAGCGCGCCCTGGACCCCGCGGCGGTGGCCCCGGTGCACCCGGACCTGCTGCGGGAGTGGGGTCCGGACGTCCTGCGGGCGGTCGGGGTGCTCGCGGGCCCGGCCCTCGTCGAGGCCGACCTGGATCTCACCGACGTCGGGACCGCCGCCGAGGCCGGTCTTGTGGACGTCGAGCGGTACGTCGAGGAGGTCTGGGGCGAGGCGCTCGACGCGCTGGACGACCCGGTCGCCGGTCCGACCGTCCACGGCGCGGGGTCGGTGCGCGACCTCGACCTCGTCGTCGACGCGTGGCCCGAGGTGCTCGCCGCGCTGGTCGCCGACCCCGCGGGGCTGCGCGCGCTGACCGCTCCCTGGGTGGTGGGGGGCCACCGGCGCCCCGGCCACCTGGCGTGGTGGTTGCGGCGCCACGGGCCGCTGCCCGCCGTCTCGCGCGACCCGGCGGGGACGGCCCCGGACTGGTTGCCGCCCGCCCCGGCCTGGGTGGGCGAGCTGCCCGCGAGCGCCCGCCGCGCCCTCGGCGTCCTGCCCGACCTGGCGGCCGCCGGGGTCGACGACCTGGAGCCCCTGCTGGACGCGAGCGCCGCGCGGACCCCCGCGGCCGCGGACCTGCTGGCCCTGTGGGCCCTGCTCGGCCGGTCGGCGCAGGACGCCGGGCGGCTCGCGCCCGAGCGGCTCGCCGCGCTCGACGCGGACGGGCGGGTGGTGTCCGCTGACGCCGACGACGTCGTCGTGCCCGACTCCCCGGCGTGGGCCGCGCGCACGGACCTGGGGCCGCGCCTGCTCGTCCCGCACGCCGCCCGCGTCGCCGACCTGCTCGACGTGGACCTGGCCTCCGACCGTGCCGAGGGGGTCCTGGCCCACCCGGGCGGGACGCAGCGCCCGGTCCCGGCCGCCGCCCACGCCCTGGTCCCCGGGCTGCCCGCCACGTGGACGTCGGTGCCGACCCTGACGTGCGACGGGGTCCCGGTGCCGTTCTGGGTCGGTGCGGACGCGGACGCGGACCACGTGGTGGCCACGGGCACCGCCGCCGCGGCCGACGGGCTGGCCCAGGCCGCGGGGGCGTGGTGGGCCCGGGGGGCGCTGGCCCGGCTGCTCGCCGGTGACGACCCGGCCGGCGTCCTCGGCGGGGAGCTGCCGGGGCTGACCTGA
- a CDS encoding ABC transporter ATP-binding protein has product MTHVGTIRARGVHQRFGDVIALDGVDLDVAEGRVHGLVGPNGAGKTTLLGLLLGLSAPDRGSVELLGTVLRPGAGVPEGVAGFVDGPGLYPQLTARQNLTAVADLRRRERRGVDEALEQVGLGDVADDRVRGFSLGMRQRLGLAAALLLQPRVLVLDEPSNGLDPAGARHVQRVLAGLAAGGTSVVLSSHRMDDVAALCSDVTLLAGGRAVFSGPIGKLAAESGELDHRLVTSSPGTARRVAAATPGVRLLPDDDLVRGRESDALLVRGSVPALEDLVARLVRAGVGVREVAPVVSPLEAAFLALTETGEHS; this is encoded by the coding sequence GTGACGCACGTGGGGACCATCAGGGCGCGCGGCGTCCACCAGCGGTTCGGGGACGTCATCGCCCTGGACGGCGTCGACCTCGACGTCGCCGAGGGCCGGGTCCACGGGCTCGTCGGCCCCAACGGGGCCGGCAAGACGACCCTGCTGGGCCTGCTGCTGGGCCTGTCGGCGCCCGACCGCGGCAGCGTGGAACTCCTGGGCACCGTCCTGCGCCCCGGGGCGGGCGTGCCCGAGGGTGTCGCGGGGTTCGTCGACGGCCCCGGGCTCTACCCCCAGCTCACCGCGCGCCAGAACCTCACCGCCGTCGCGGACCTGCGCCGGCGCGAGCGCCGGGGCGTGGACGAGGCCCTGGAGCAGGTGGGGCTCGGCGACGTCGCCGACGACCGCGTGCGCGGGTTCTCCCTCGGCATGCGCCAGCGCCTCGGGCTGGCCGCCGCCCTCCTGCTGCAGCCGCGCGTGCTCGTCCTGGACGAACCCTCCAACGGCCTCGACCCCGCCGGGGCCCGCCACGTCCAGCGCGTGCTCGCCGGCCTGGCCGCCGGGGGCACCTCGGTGGTCCTGTCCAGCCACCGGATGGACGACGTGGCCGCGCTGTGCAGCGACGTCACCCTCCTCGCCGGGGGCCGGGCGGTGTTCAGCGGGCCGATCGGCAAGCTGGCCGCCGAGTCCGGCGAGCTCGACCACCGGCTCGTGACGTCCAGCCCCGGGACCGCCCGGCGGGTGGCCGCCGCCACCCCGGGGGTGCGGCTCCTGCCGGACGACGACCTCGTCCGGGGCCGCGAGAGCGACGCGCTCCTCGTGCGCGGCTCGGTGCCGGCGCTGGAGGACCTCGTCGCCCGGCTCGTGCGCGCCGGCGTGGGGGTGCGGGAGGTGGCGCCCGTCGTGAGCCCGCTGGAGGCGGCGTTCCTGGCCCTGACCGAGACGGGGGAGCACTCGTGA
- a CDS encoding ABC transporter permease gives MTTLAAPSAARSRPAPALPGYRFELLKLTAQWRTRALLLVGWLGPGVLVAAISRQSTLPTDTVFGRWMGQSGWAGPLVVLSFCCSWVLPLATSLVAGDVFAAEDRLGTWRHLLTVVGSPRRIFTTKALAAATVLLVVVLGLAVSSTAGGLLAVGPHPLVGLDGHLLGPARAGATVLLAWAAVLAPTAAFAAVGLLGSVVFGRSPVGLLLPALLALVLQLVQLLPLPVVVRAALPGFAFTAWHGLFTSPAQTTPLLLGVGVALAWAVLATALARHLFLRRDFTGPAHDGSGAGVAVRAVLPPVGLLAATIGLLAATTPVTGAGVTGPQLETSLATSYAHLYRLQTRELGRPDVPEAQLRTGATCDKGGDRVEDSGPGNDWRCVVSWHIPGATATGSAVYQLDVTADGRYVADGDGPQTVNGFFPVPTVTGPGPNPLWQFDGSVDLLATTTKG, from the coding sequence GTGACGACCCTCGCCGCGCCGTCGGCCGCGCGCAGCCGCCCGGCCCCCGCCCTGCCCGGGTACCGCTTCGAGCTGCTCAAGCTCACCGCCCAGTGGCGCACCCGCGCCCTGCTGCTCGTGGGCTGGCTGGGCCCCGGTGTCCTGGTGGCCGCCATCAGCCGGCAGAGCACGCTGCCCACCGACACCGTCTTCGGGCGCTGGATGGGGCAGAGCGGCTGGGCCGGTCCCCTCGTCGTGCTGTCCTTCTGCTGCAGCTGGGTCCTGCCGCTGGCGACGTCCCTGGTGGCCGGGGACGTGTTCGCCGCCGAGGACCGGCTCGGGACGTGGCGCCACCTGCTGACCGTCGTCGGCTCCCCCCGGCGGATCTTCACCACCAAGGCGCTCGCCGCCGCCACCGTGCTGCTGGTCGTGGTGCTCGGCCTGGCCGTCTCGAGCACCGCCGGCGGGCTGCTGGCCGTCGGGCCCCACCCGCTGGTGGGCCTGGACGGACACCTGCTGGGCCCGGCGCGCGCGGGGGCGACGGTGCTGTTGGCCTGGGCCGCGGTGCTGGCCCCCACGGCGGCCTTCGCCGCGGTCGGCCTGCTCGGCTCGGTGGTCTTCGGCCGCTCCCCCGTGGGTCTGCTCCTGCCGGCGCTGCTGGCCCTGGTGCTGCAGCTCGTGCAGCTGCTGCCGCTGCCGGTCGTCGTCCGGGCCGCGCTGCCGGGTTTCGCGTTCACCGCCTGGCACGGGCTGTTCACCTCCCCCGCTCAGACGACCCCCCTGCTGCTGGGGGTCGGGGTGGCCCTGGCGTGGGCGGTGCTGGCGACGGCGCTGGCGCGCCACCTGTTCCTGCGCCGCGACTTCACCGGCCCGGCCCACGACGGCTCCGGTGCCGGGGTCGCGGTCCGCGCGGTGCTCCCCCCGGTCGGGTTGCTGGCCGCGACGATCGGGCTCCTGGCCGCCACGACGCCGGTCACCGGCGCCGGCGTCACCGGCCCGCAGCTGGAAACCTCGCTGGCGACGAGCTACGCGCACCTGTACCGGTTGCAGACCCGGGAGCTGGGCCGGCCCGACGTGCCCGAGGCGCAGCTGCGCACCGGTGCCACCTGCGACAAGGGCGGCGACCGGGTCGAGGACAGCGGCCCGGGCAACGACTGGCGCTGCGTCGTGAGCTGGCACATCCCCGGCGCCACCGCGACCGGCTCGGCCGTCTACCAGCTCGACGTCACCGCCGACGGGCGCTACGTCGCCGACGGGGACGGACCGCAGACGGTGAACGGGTTCTTCCCCGTCCCCACCGTCACGGGGCCCGGCCCCAACCCGCTCTGGCAGTTCGACGGCTCGGTCGACCTGCTCGCCACCACCACGAAGGGCTGA
- a CDS encoding CGNR zinc finger domain-containing protein: MEEHVDVDADSGDTGPGGSVFEFVGGRACLDFVGTVAERRTTALERLRVPADLQRWIGQAHLLDRPPAVSAAQLVRAREVREALFAVLAAALDGTPAPPSARELLNTTALRPPVGLHLGDAGAVERSGDLDAVLSGLVRDCFDLLSGPQRAALSWCDDERCTRVFVDTSRGRRRRWCGMSGCGDRAKAAAYRRRRAGVPTG, from the coding sequence GTGGAGGAGCACGTGGACGTGGACGCGGACAGCGGTGACACCGGCCCGGGCGGGTCGGTGTTCGAGTTCGTCGGCGGTCGGGCGTGCCTGGACTTCGTCGGCACCGTCGCCGAACGCCGCACCACCGCCCTGGAACGGCTGCGGGTCCCCGCGGACCTGCAGCGCTGGATCGGGCAGGCGCACCTGCTGGACCGCCCTCCCGCGGTGTCCGCGGCCCAGCTCGTCCGCGCCCGGGAGGTCCGTGAGGCGTTGTTCGCCGTCCTGGCCGCCGCGCTGGACGGCACCCCCGCCCCACCGTCCGCGCGGGAGCTGCTGAACACCACCGCGCTCCGGCCCCCGGTCGGTCTGCACCTGGGGGACGCAGGCGCCGTCGAACGCAGCGGCGACCTCGACGCGGTGCTGTCCGGGCTCGTGCGCGACTGCTTCGACCTGCTGTCCGGCCCGCAGCGGGCGGCGCTGTCGTGGTGCGACGACGAGCGGTGCACGCGGGTGTTCGTGGACACCTCCCGCGGCCGGAGACGACGCTGGTGCGGCATGAGCGGCTGCGGCGACCGGGCGAAAGCGGCGGCGTACCGGCGGCGGCGCGCGGGGGTCCCGACCGGCTGA
- a CDS encoding DUF3027 domain-containing protein, producing MSVTQETTDPATDPATDPATDPATDPATDPATDPATEVAPGPVKRVRKPRKPTLDAATAAAVDLAREAAEEIAEPGTVGEHLGAVAEGDRLVSHTFACLLPGYRGWRWTVTVTRASRARNVTVSEVCLLPGEDALQPPVWLPWSERLRPGDVGPQDTLPRKADDPLLEQGFEATGDDDVDAVALWELGLGRERVLSAQGRDEAAARWYEGDRGPRSEIAEHAKAPCSTCGFFVPVAGSLRQVFGVCANEWSPEDARVVSVDHGCGAHSETDVESAAEEPSAPLIDDLSPDGLELFGPDELAPDDATGDATEGATGDEPGQAPGAVEATS from the coding sequence GTGAGCGTGACCCAGGAGACGACCGACCCCGCGACCGACCCCGCGACCGACCCCGCGACCGACCCCGCGACCGACCCCGCGACCGACCCCGCGACCGACCCCGCGACCGAGGTGGCCCCGGGACCGGTCAAGCGCGTCCGCAAGCCGCGCAAGCCGACCCTCGACGCCGCCACGGCCGCCGCGGTGGACCTCGCCCGCGAGGCCGCCGAGGAGATCGCCGAACCGGGCACCGTCGGCGAGCACCTCGGCGCGGTCGCCGAGGGCGACCGCCTGGTCAGCCACACGTTCGCGTGCCTGCTGCCGGGCTACCGCGGCTGGCGCTGGACGGTCACCGTCACGCGCGCCTCGCGGGCCAGGAACGTCACGGTCAGCGAGGTCTGCCTGCTGCCCGGCGAGGACGCGCTCCAGCCGCCGGTGTGGCTGCCCTGGTCCGAGCGGCTGCGCCCCGGCGACGTCGGGCCCCAGGACACGTTGCCGCGCAAGGCCGACGACCCGCTGCTCGAGCAGGGCTTCGAGGCGACCGGGGACGACGACGTGGACGCGGTGGCGCTGTGGGAGCTCGGCCTGGGCCGTGAGCGCGTCCTGTCCGCGCAGGGCCGCGACGAGGCCGCCGCCCGCTGGTACGAGGGTGACCGCGGCCCGAGGAGCGAGATCGCCGAGCACGCCAAGGCGCCGTGCTCGACGTGCGGGTTCTTCGTGCCCGTCGCGGGGTCCCTGCGGCAGGTCTTCGGCGTCTGCGCCAACGAGTGGTCCCCTGAGGACGCCCGGGTCGTGAGCGTCGACCACGGGTGCGGTGCGCACAGCGAGACCGACGTCGAGAGCGCCGCCGAGGAACCGTCGGCCCCGCTGATCGACGACCTGTCCCCCGACGGTCTCGAGCTCTTCGGGCCCGACGAGCTCGCGCCCGACGACGCGACCGGCGACGCGACCGAGGGCGCGACCGGGGACGAGCCCGGGCAGGCTCCCGGGGCCGTCGAGGCCACCAGCTGA